A genomic region of Megalobrama amblycephala isolate DHTTF-2021 linkage group LG6, ASM1881202v1, whole genome shotgun sequence contains the following coding sequences:
- the cfap97d2 gene encoding uncharacterized protein CFAP97D2 isoform X3: MQHQAYQPVLPCVNKYLQYRWDKNCYEMHRSKVKSAKPTINTTPPKTYGHLLVKFKKRQLEEERVSRIERDNQMLLDKMSHIMQTNGGVDCRNDYVKKSLGTEKRQLELLRIAKENEWILQRLSSCRPRYSVHVWHEQWLKNLELMENIGRYPRLYTAQRSPLPPISADRWEGREQEICKK, encoded by the exons ATGCAACATCAAGCTTACCAACCTGTTTTGCCCtgtgttaataaatatctgcaataCAGATGGGACAAAAACTGCTATGAGATGCACAGGAGCAAG gttaaatcCGCAAAACCAACTATCAACACTACTCCCCCGAAAACCTATGGCCATCTACTTGTCAAGTTTAAGAAAAGACAG CTCGAAGAAGAACGGGTTTCGAGAATCGAAAGAGACAATCAGATGCTTCTAGATAAAATGTCCCATATAATGCAGACCAACGGGGGAGTTGACTGTAGAAATGACTATGTAAAGAAAAG TCTTGGCACAGAAAAAAGACAGCTGGAGCTGCTTCGCATTGCCAAAGAGAATGAGTGGATCCTCCAGCGTTTGTCCAGCTGCAGGCCGCGGTACAGCGTTCACGTGTGGCACGAGCAGTGGCTCAAAAACCTGGAGCTCATGGAGAATATAGGGAGATATCCGCGTCTGTACACAGCACAG AGATCCCCCTTGCCACCCATTTCAGCAGACAGATGGGAAGGTAGAGAACaagaaatatgcaaaaaatga
- the cfap97d2 gene encoding sperm axonemal maintenance protein CFAP97D1 isoform X1 has protein sequence MQHQAYQPVLPCVNKYLQYRWDKNCYEMHRSKVKSAKPTINTTPPKTYGHLLVKFKKRQLEEERVSRIERDNQMLLDKMSHIMQTNGGVDCRNDYVKKSLGTEKRQLELLRIAKENEWILQRLSSCRPRYSVHVWHEQWLKNLELMENIGRYPRLYTAQQTDGKVENKKYAKNEDERSANTRNERKENDKKTKVTSEDEA, from the exons ATGCAACATCAAGCTTACCAACCTGTTTTGCCCtgtgttaataaatatctgcaataCAGATGGGACAAAAACTGCTATGAGATGCACAGGAGCAAG gttaaatcCGCAAAACCAACTATCAACACTACTCCCCCGAAAACCTATGGCCATCTACTTGTCAAGTTTAAGAAAAGACAG CTCGAAGAAGAACGGGTTTCGAGAATCGAAAGAGACAATCAGATGCTTCTAGATAAAATGTCCCATATAATGCAGACCAACGGGGGAGTTGACTGTAGAAATGACTATGTAAAGAAAAG TCTTGGCACAGAAAAAAGACAGCTGGAGCTGCTTCGCATTGCCAAAGAGAATGAGTGGATCCTCCAGCGTTTGTCCAGCTGCAGGCCGCGGTACAGCGTTCACGTGTGGCACGAGCAGTGGCTCAAAAACCTGGAGCTCATGGAGAATATAGGGAGATATCCGCGTCTGTACACAGCACAG CAGACAGATGGGAAGGTAGAGAACaagaaatatgcaaaaaatgagGATGAACGGTCTGCTAACACAAGGAATGAGAGGAAGGAAAATGATAAGAAGACGAAAGTTACATCTGAAGACGAAGCGTAA
- the cfap97d2 gene encoding sperm axonemal maintenance protein CFAP97D1 isoform X2 — protein MQHQAYQPVLPCVNKYLQYRWDKNCYEMHRSKVKSAKPTINTTPPKTYGHLLVKFKKRQLEEERVSRIERDNQMLLDKMSHIMQTNGGVDCRNDYVKKSLGTEKRQLELLRIAKENEWILQRLSSCRPRYSVHVWHEQWLKNLELMENIGRYPRLYTAQTDGKVENKKYAKNEDERSANTRNERKENDKKTKVTSEDEA, from the exons ATGCAACATCAAGCTTACCAACCTGTTTTGCCCtgtgttaataaatatctgcaataCAGATGGGACAAAAACTGCTATGAGATGCACAGGAGCAAG gttaaatcCGCAAAACCAACTATCAACACTACTCCCCCGAAAACCTATGGCCATCTACTTGTCAAGTTTAAGAAAAGACAG CTCGAAGAAGAACGGGTTTCGAGAATCGAAAGAGACAATCAGATGCTTCTAGATAAAATGTCCCATATAATGCAGACCAACGGGGGAGTTGACTGTAGAAATGACTATGTAAAGAAAAG TCTTGGCACAGAAAAAAGACAGCTGGAGCTGCTTCGCATTGCCAAAGAGAATGAGTGGATCCTCCAGCGTTTGTCCAGCTGCAGGCCGCGGTACAGCGTTCACGTGTGGCACGAGCAGTGGCTCAAAAACCTGGAGCTCATGGAGAATATAGGGAGATATCCGCGTCTGTACACAGCACAG ACAGATGGGAAGGTAGAGAACaagaaatatgcaaaaaatgagGATGAACGGTCTGCTAACACAAGGAATGAGAGGAAGGAAAATGATAAGAAGACGAAAGTTACATCTGAAGACGAAGCGTAA